In Nostoc sphaeroides, the genomic window TGTGAAATTTGACCATTTAATTCAACAATCTTTCCTTGCAACAACCACCAACCAAGTCCCAATAAAGCTGGAAGACCTACACCTACTGCAACTCCCACATACAATAGTGTCAAATCCCCCGTAGGAAACTTTAAGGATATTCTTCCCTTTCTCTCAGGCTTTTTCTGGTATTCTGGGCGATCTTTAAGAAAGTTAACATCTAGGCTGTACATTTTGTTACACCTCCCGCATTCCTAGACCAAGTACGATCGCCAAGCCAGAGCGTTCCACCTGTGGATATTTCTCAGCGTCAACTTCCAACGACAAAGCGCCGATTGGATCTATTTGGGTAGTTGGCAAACTCAATCGTTGGGTAAAGAATTCATCTAGCTGTTGGAGTCCACCTCCTGGCCCAGCTAATATAATCTGCGCTACCTCCATATTTTCAGTTTGATTTAGGTAAAAATCGATGGAACGGCGCAGTTCATCCGTTAGTTCTCCCAATACTCTCAATATGGCTGCCATACCAGGATTGATTTCAGTAACCCCAGTTTTCCCGCCGTCTAGAGAAGTTGGGGGAATGACCATTCCGTGTAACAGTTCCATATCTCGTGATGTGGGTAAGCTCATTGCCCTTGCTAAGGCCATTTGCATTTGATAAGTCCCGATTGGGACTGTGCGCGAAAATTGCGGCACTCCGTTAACGATGATGGCGATTTCTGTACTGTCGAACTCTATATCAACTAGCACTGCTGCTTCTTGCGGCCCAAATTGTCGCAATTGCTCACGAATAGTCCGAATCAGAGCAAAACTGTTAATTTCTAAAATATCGATTTGTAATCCTGCCTGCTCGAAGGTACTTATATAGGTATCAGTAATTTCCTTACGAGTGGCAACCAAAAGCACCTCTACCTTTTCTATGCCATCCTCATCCATCTTGTACCCAAGTTTCTGATAATCTACATCAGCCTCTTCACGAGGATAGGGTAAATATAAACCTGCTTCATGGTTGAGAACCATTTCTCGCAGTTCTTTATCATCTAACTCTGCTGGCACTGGTATAATCCGAACGATGGAATCTCGCCCTGGTACACCAGTGGCAACGCGAGAAGTTTTGATTTTGCTCTCAGTTAGCGCCTGTTGGATTAATTGCGCCATTGCTGCGGGGTCGGTGATTTGACCATCGGTAACTACGCCTTCTGGAACTGCTACCGATGTAAAGGTTTCTAGCTTCAAGCCTTGACCCTGCTTGCGTAGCTGAACTACATTCACCCGTTCGGGAGCAAGTTCAATGCCGACCCCTTTTTTTGATTTGCTAAACAGACTTTTGAAGCTTTTTACCACAGTTGTGCCCGATGGACTGCTAAATTGAATTGGGCATTGGGCATTGGGCATTGGGCATTGGGCATTGGGCATTGGGCATTGGGCATTGGGCATTAAGAAAACTTTTCTCTAGTCCCCAGTCCCCAGTCCCCAGTCCCTAGTCCCTAGTCCCTAGTCCCTAGTCCCTAGTCCCTAGTCGCCTCTATTACGGGTAATTTATTTAGCCTATAATCTCGACAATTCTGATCTAAGCTTTTCACACTGAGCAAGCGTAAAAATACTGGGAAAATGATTCAATTGCGAAAATTTAAACAACTTGTTGCTTTGACACTACTTGGCTTATTAACCAGTTGGATTGTAAGTTGCAGCACAAGTAATGTTGGTACAGGTACAAAACAGGCTACTTCAGGAGCGGCAACTATTGAGTTTTGGACGATGCAACTCCAACCTCAATTTACCGACTACTTCAAAAGCCTAATTGCAAATTTTGAATCGCAAAATTCAGGTATAAAGATTAACTGGGTCGATGTACCTTGGGCAGCGATGGAGAACAAAATATTAACAGCTGTCTCAGCAAAAACGCCACCTGATGTAGTTAACCTAAATCCGGGTTTTGCTTCCCAACTTGCGGGACGAAATGCCTGGTTAGATTTAGATGCGAAAGTCCCAAACGATGTACGTTCCTCCTATCTACCGAATATCTGGCAATCTTGTACGCTTAATGGCAAGAGTTTTGGGATTCCCTGGTATCTCACCACACGGCTAACCATTTATAACACCGATTTATTAAAACAGGCAGGTATCAATAAACCGCCTGCAACCTACGCAGAATTGGCACAAGCAGCGCAACAAATTAAAGATAAAACTGGCAAATATGCTTTTTTTGTGACTTTTGTACCGCAAGATTCTGGTGAAGTGCTGGAATCTTTCGTGCAAATGGGGGTTACTTTAATAGATGCTGACGGGAAAGCAGCGTTTAATTCAGCACTAGGTAAGGCAGCGTTTCAGTATTGGGTAGACTTGTATAAAAAAGGCTTGCTTCCTAAAGAAGCTTTGACGCAAGGACATCGCCACGCGATTGATTTATACCAATCTGGAGAGACTGCGTTTCTAGCTTCTGGGCCAGAGTTTCTGAAAACGATCGCTAATAATGCCCCAAAAATTGCTCAAGCTACAGCAATAGCACCTCAACTCACTGGTGACACAGGTAAGAAAAATGTCGCGGTGATGAATATGGTTATTCCCCGTGATAGTAAACAACCAGACGCCTCTGTTAAGTTTGCTTTATTTGTCACCAATGACGAAAATCAGTTAGCTTTTGCTAAAGCTGCAAATGTCCTACCTTCTACAATCAAAGCATTATCTGATAGTTACTTTACAAATGTTCCAGCTAATGCTTCAACAATAGAAAAAGCGCGAGTTATCACTGCTAAACAACTGCAACAGGCAGAAATATTAACTCCTACTTTGAAGGATTCCAAAAAACTGCAAAAGGCAGTTTACGAAAACTTGCAAGCAGCAATGTTAGGGCAGAAAACTGTGGATAAAGCTGTAGAGGATGCGGCGCAAGAGTGGAACAGTACTAGGAGTTAGTACAATACGGTTCGGATAAGACTCGATCCCCCCAACCCCCCTTAAAAAGGGGGGCTAAAAGTTTGAAAAAGGGTGTCTTGGACGAACTACGCTTGCACCACAAAATTTAATGCCGTAAGAGTTGGCGCACCAGTTAGAGTCGCAAATAGACCACCGCTACCAAAACCAGCCGCGCTGCCATTTTGGTTGTAGAACAACTGCCCACTCACAGGATCGTAGACAATTTTTGCCGTGCTAGTCCCTGCTGAAGAAGTGATTTCAAAATCACTGTTGTTACTAAAACTTGCTCCCGCAGTTGAAGCGATCGCACTAAAAGTAGTTTTATCCAGGATAATTTGATCGCCTTGGGAACTCTTAAAGTCAGCGATCGCATCTACACCAACACCACTCAGGGCAAAAGCAGCATCGGTGTTGTAAAGGAATTTGTCAGCACCCGTACCACCGACAAGAGTATCATTACCTCCTCCACCGATGAGAATATCATCGCCTGACCCGCCCCGCAACAGGTCATTACCACTGTTGCCATTGATAATGTCGTTACCCCCTTGACCATTAATCACATCATCTGAGTTGTCAAAACCTGCGATGTTATTGTTTAAGTCATTGAGGAAGGTGACAGTGTTTTTGTTGAATAGCGTAGTTTGAGTGGAATTGGCATTAATTACATCAAAGCTGTCGGCGATGCTGTTTTGCCCATCAAACAGGATATTGCCGAGTGCACGTCTTGGAAAATTTGCTGGCAGGTTATCCAGGTTTTCTAAGAGGAAGTTTTGCAGAGTTACTTTGGTGGATGCCACATTTTCAAAGGTGACTTCTAAGTTGTTACCATTTTGAGTTAGTTGCAGATTTTGGGCAGTGAATCCCGAACCGATAAATTGCAGCGTATCAACTTTGGCAATCACAGCTGATGATGGGTTTGAGCCTTTACCTATGCCACCAAAATCGGTGATGATGTCATTGCCATCCCCAGAGCGAAACACAAACTGATCTTGACCGCCGTTGCCTGTTAGGGTATCACTACCAGCATTGCCGTCGATGATGTTGTTGCCAATTGTGCCGACAAGAGTATCTGTACCAGCAGTTGCCGTCAGGTTAATAGTGCTGCCCCTGCCGATATTCTTCCCCCCAAATACCACGTAGCTCTGCCCTGAAGAGTCGCCGTTGGGGTCGGCATCAGGTGCCCCGATAATCAGGTCAGCGATGCCGTCTGAGTTGATGTCTCCCGCACTGCTGACAGAATAGCGTGAGATGTCACCCGCATTGATGCCGTTGATGGCGAAGCCGTTAGCGCCGTTGAGGCTTGAAAGGTTGAGTTGGGCGCTAAAGCCTGTGCTTGTGCCAAATACCACGTAGCTCGCATTCCGTGCGCCGATAATCAGGTCAGCGATGCCGTCTGAGTTGATGTCTCCCGCACTGCTGACAGACGAGCCTGATTCGTCACCTTTATTGCCGTTGATGGCGAAGCCGTTAGCGCCGTTGAGGCTTGAAAGGTTGAGTTGGGCGCTAAAGCCTGTGCTTTTGCCAAATACCACGTAGCTCTGCCCTGATAAGTGGCCGTTGGGGGAGGCAAAGAGTGCGCCGATAATTAGGTCAGCGATGCCGTCTGAGTTGACATCTCCGGCACTGCTGACAGAATAGCGTGAGATGTCACCCGCATTGATGCCGTTGATGGCGAAGCCGTTAGCGCCGTTGAGGCTTGAAAGGTTGAGTTGGGCGCTAAAGCCTGTGCTTTTGCCAAATACCACGTAGCTCGCATTCCGTGCGCCGATAATCAGGTCAGCGATGCCGTCTGAGTTGATGTCTCCCGCACTGCTGACAGAATAGCCTGAGTAGCTACCATCCTTGATGCCGTTAATGGCGAAGCCGTTAGCGCCGTTGAGGCTTGAAAGGTTGAGTTGGGCGCTAAAGCCTGTGCTTTTGCCAAATACCACGTAGCTCTGCCTCTGCCCTGAATATTCGCCGTTTAAGCCGGCATAGGGTGCGCCGATAATCAGGTCAGCGATGCCGTCTGAGTTGATGTCTCCCGCACTGCTGACAGAATAGCCTGAGTAGCTACCATCCTTGATGCCGTTGATGGCGAAGCCGTTAGCGCCGTTGAGGCTTGAAAGGTTGAGTTGGGCGCTAAAGCCTGTGCTTTTGCCAAATACCACGTAGCTCTGCCCTGAATTGGAGCCGTTGGGGTCGGCAAAGGGTGCGCCGATAATCAGGTCAGCGATGCCGTCTGAGTTGATGTCTCCCGCACTGCTGACAGAAATGCCTGAGATGTCACCTTTATTTATGCCGTTGATAGCGAAGCCGTTAGCGCCATTGAGGCTTGAAAGGTTGAGTTGGGCGCTAAAGCCTGTGCTCTTGCCAAATACCACGTAGCTCTGCCCTGAAAGTAAGCCGTTGGGTTCGGCTAAAAATGCGCCGATAATCAGGTCAGCGATGCCATCTGAGTTGACATCTCCGGCACTGCTGACAGAGACGCCTGACCGGTCACCCCCCGCGATGCCGTTTATAGCGAAGCCATTGGTGCCGTTAAGGTCAGAGAGATTCAATGATGAATTAACCATGATTTTCTCATGTATTGGTAATAATTTAGGAAGTCGAGAGCCTTGGTAAATGGAATTGGCGGCTACACAAAGTCTTTTTGCCTGCGCGGACTCACAAAAAATTCCCGTTTTGAAACCTGCTTTTGTGCAGCGTCCCCTTTGTAATTCGTAATTCGTAATACTCGTATGCAGGCAACAAGGAAGCTACGTAATTCGTAATTAGGAAGTTTAATCACGAATTACAAGGCTTACAACTACCAGTTGTATTGATAGCGGTCTTTTGGTGTCAGCTAGTCAACGGATTTGACTTTGTAAGCAAAAATTACTTTGATAACCGTTAAACCACTTAAATATTCTGATGAATGTCTAAATATTGTCAATAGGCTAAGTGTAATTCTGATCACAAGGCAGGAGGCACTTATCTAAACCCCATAAATTTAATTCGCAATTCGCAATTCGCAATTCGCAATTCGCAATTAAACTAAGCCCGACACTAGGGGTGGGGTTTTTACCTACCTTGAGATACAAGTATTTTTTCGCCCACAAGGAGCGAGATTTTGAACCTTTACTTTTTTGATGAAACTTAAATTAACGTGAGTTCAATAGATTCTGAAGAACTCCGCTTCCATTCCTCTCCCCGAAACGGAGAGAGGCTTAAGAACCAAATTTTTGCGTTGCTTCTCCCTTTCCGCTTCGGAGAGGGAGGTTGGGAGGAAGAGGTCTGTCGAATTCACGTTAAATTACTTGTGTGAGTGATAATACACCAACACCTGTCTTAAGCCGCTTCTCTACGAGATGCTCCGCGTTTGCGTCTACATAAATTGCCGCTACAGCTTGAAGATGCGCCTAAATCCTGTAGGCGCATCTTCAAAAATAAATGGCGTTAGTATCTCAACTTTGAACATTTGCAGCAAATACTTTAACCTTTGCAGCAAATGTTATTCCATGTATAAGAAAGGCTTAAGTATTTCCAAGAAAGGTATAATCATTTGCTGCAAAGACTTTAACCTTTGCAACAAATACTCTTCCATGTATAAGAAAGGCTTAAGTATTTGTAGGAAAGGTATAATCATTTGCTGCAAAGACTTTAACCTTTGCAACAAATACTCTTCCATGTATAAGAAAGGCTTAAGCAATTGCAACAATCATTGTAGTGAACTTATAGATATAGCTGTTGCTAAAAAATCGCCTACTAAATAAAGGGAACCGCATAAAACGATTAAATCGTCTGTGGTTGAGGTTGCGGTTTCTAGTGCTGTGAATAAATCTGGATGGATTTGGCGATCGCTTAATTGTGGACAGAGGCTGTAAGCTAAGTTTGCTAAGTAGTCTAAATCAGCAGAAGTCCTACCTGGCCAAGATTCTATTGGGATTGGTACTAAAAAAAGGCGATCGCCTGGGCGCAGTAGGGCGCTAAAAATATCAGCATGATCTTTATCGGAAAACATTCCCATAACCCAGTTGACTGGCTTGGGGTTAACTGCATCTAAGCTATCGACATACTGGCGCAGAACTTGGGCGGCGGCGGTATTATGAGCGCCATCAAGTAATAATTTATGCTTGTTCCAAGTAACCCATTGCATCCGCCCCGGCCATTTAGTTTTTGCCATACCGTTAGTTATGGCTTTTTCAGAAATCTGCCAACCCTGTTGTTGGAGAATTTCTAAAGCTGCTATTGCCAAAGCTGAATTTGCTAATTGAATTTGTCCGGCTAATGGCAAAGGGTATTTAATTAAGTTTGAATTTTGAATTGTTTCATATTCTGCCCATCCTGTAGCGATTTGACGGGCGGGTTGAGGCGTAAAAATCGGGCATTGTAATTCTAAAGCACGCGATCGCACAACTTTCTCTGCCTCTGGTGGCAATGCTCCAACCACAACGGGGCATCCACGTTTAAGAATACCTGCTTTTTCTCTAGCAATATCAGCAATAGTAGGGCCAAGTTGCTGCCAGTGTTCCCGGCTAATGGAAGTTATAACCGTAACCAAAGGTTCCAAGCAGACATTCGTAGCGTCTAAGCGCCCTCCTAGCCCGACTTCTATCACAGCCACATCGACTTGCTGCTGGGCAAAATATAACCAAGCAGCCGCCGTAATTACTTCAAACTGAGTTGCCGATTCGTCTTCAGGGCGAATAACCGCTTGGACTTTTTCTAATAATTGACTCAATTCCTCAGAAGAAATTGGCTGTTCATTCAAACAAATACGTTCTGTCCAATCAACTAAATGGGGGGAAATATAACGTCCTGTACGATAACCAGCCTCAGTGAGTACCGAGGAAAGATAGGCACAGACAGAACCTTTACCATTAGTGCCAGCAACATGAATTACCGGGACTTGCTGATGAGGATTACCAAGATTTGCTAAAAGGTTGAGGATGCGATCGAGTCCTAGATGGACACCAAAGCGTTGCAGAGGTTGTATTACAGAATCGATATTCAAGGAATGGGGAGTGGTGAATGGGGAATGGGGAGTGGGGGGATGAGGGAGATAAGGGAGAAATAAGCAATGCCCAATACTTCGGCTTCGCTCAGTACAAGTGCCCCATGCCCAATCCCCGATTAATGAATGAATTTAGGCTTCTCTATCCAAAAAGCCTTGAATTTGTCTTAAAGCCGCAGCGCCAATATTAAACACTGCCCAGCTAGCGGCGATCGCAACTGGTGCTAAAACGATCGCTATCCGGTAATCGATATCCATATCTAGAACCCCTCTCTTAAGTAGAAATTAAAGTTTTGTCAACTGCTCTCATTTTTATTTTTAGCTGAAGTGGGCAACTTTTCCAAGTAGATATGTAAAGAATGATTAAATTATGGGGTATTGGGCATTGGGCATCGCTGAAGACTCAATAGTTCTTCTTCCCCTGCCTCCCCTGCTCCCTCATCCCCCACTCCCCACTCCCCACTCCCCACTCCCCACTCCCCACTCCCCACTCCCCACTCCCTAAGACTTCTTAAACCCAATATCAGTACCCTTCCCAGCATGAACTAAAGCTAATTTTTGGTAACGTTTAGCGTGTTCAATGAGTTCTGCGGCTTGAATTTCTGTTACTTGGCGTAATACTTTGCCAGGAATGCCCAGAACTAGGGACAAGGGGGGTACATCCTTGGTTACCACAGCACCAGCACCGATAATGCTACCAGCGCCCACTCTTACCCCGTCTAAAATCACTGCGCCTATGCCAATCAAACTTCCACGCTCAATGTAAGCGGAATGTATCACAGCGCGATGTCCTACGGTCACATGATCTTCTAAAATTGTGGGAAAACCAGGATCGCCATGTAAAATTGCACCATCCTGAATATTTGTGCATTCGCCAATTTCAATTCGTTCTACATCTCCCCTAACCACTGCTCCATACCAAATGCTCACCCCTGCTGCTATATTTACCGAACCCATAACAACAGCATTGGCTGCGATGAAGGCAGCTTGAGAAAAATCAGGAGATGTCCAGTAAGAAGCGGTAGACACGATAGAATATGAATATGGTACCCAGGAACACTGGAGAAACTCCAACCTTTGAGGCTGGTTGCACAACTAGGATATCACAGCGTCAAGCCTCTACACTGAGGAAAACACTAGTGAATAATGTTCCTGCCGCAACTCCGTGTCTGTGCAGCAGTGACCAAGTAACCCAAAGTGATGGAGCTAAAGTGTATAATAAAATACACTAGCGCTGGTGAAGACAAAATTATGTTTGTACGCACTTCATGATGAATCCAGGCTTGCAGTACCCAATGTTTGGGCCGGAAATACAGTGTCCCCATTGTCGCCAGACTATTCCGGCGCTGACATTAACAGATACCTATTTGTGTCCGCGTCATGGCGCGTTTGAAGCTAATCCTAAAAATGGAGAGTTAGTCCATTTGCAATCGGGGCGTCATTGGCGGAGGTGGAATAATGAATGGTATAGACAGCATACTCATCCCGATGGTATTCGGTTTGAGATTCACGAAGCATTAGATAAGCTGTATACCCAAGGTTTTCGAGCAACAAGAGTAATTATTGCTCGACGCTATCAGGAATTGATGAGCGGCTACTTAGAACGCAGCACACCTTGGCGTTCTGAACAACCAGAAGCTACTGCTGCGCGTTTATACGGCTTACCCGTGGAGTTTAGCCCCGATACCTCAGATGATCCCTGTTGGGAAGTAATTAATTTTGACTTGGAAAAAGAGCCTGGTGTCCCTGTACGCTACCCTTATTTCAGGTTGTTTGAGTAAAGTTAGGAGTTAGGAGTTTGGAGTTAGGAGTTTGGAGTTAGGAGTTTGGAGTTTGGAGTTTGGAGTTTGGAGTTAGGAGTTAGGAGTTAGGAGTTTGGAGTTTGGAGTTTGGAGTTATACCGATTTCATCTGAGATTGCTCCCTAACAATTTGCTCAAGCACCTTGTCTCACTAAGCTTAATTTTGTGCAATTTCACAAAGAATTGGTATTAAGAGTTAAATTCAATTCATAAACTCCTAACTCATAACTCTTAACTCCTAACTTTACTTTTGTTATGCACCACGCTTCTATTCGGACTGCGAATATTCATCGAGCGATCGCCTTCTACGAACATTTAGGGTTTACAATCTCAGAACGCTTTACTACTGGCTACACCCTAGCTTGCTGGATGGAAGGATTGGGTGGGAGAATTGAACTAATCCAAATTCCCGAACCAAAACCAGCCCCAGATGCCTTTGCTGATGAGCATTATGTGGGGTATTACCATCTCTCGTTCGATTTAACTGAAATTACACCAGATTTACCTAGCTGGTTGACAAATTTACAAGAACGTGTATTATTAGCGGCTGAGAGTAAACCTGAAGAATTACAACCGTTGAAAGTACTTTTAGAACCGACACAACAGCAAATAGGCGATCGCATTTACGAAGTGGCTTTCATCGCCGATACTGATGGCTTACCTCTGGAATTCATTCGGGTTTTAGCAAAACTCCCATAATTTAGCTTTTTTATCACCTTTATTGCTAATATATTGTTTTTCTGTATTGTTACTGAGGTAACAGATTTTTTGGACAGATTAAACTATCGTCACTTCCTAAAATAACTATGTAATATCATGTCCGGTGAATCAAGCTGAATAAAAAATGTTCGTAGTAAGGACTTTAGTCCTGGCTTTGGGGACTTCAGTCCCGACTACAAACTGTTTATTATGGGTGATTTGGTGGACATCATGTAACTTAATTTACAGATATATCTGCTAAATACATGTATGGATTTTCCAGATTTTATAAGTATCCCTTGCCATTATTATTTTTAAGCTTATGGCTAGTAGCAGTTTTTTTGTTAAGCAATA contains:
- the pilM gene encoding type IV pilus assembly protein PilM, whose translation is MVKSFKSLFSKSKKGVGIELAPERVNVVQLRKQGQGLKLETFTSVAVPEGVVTDGQITDPAAMAQLIQQALTESKIKTSRVATGVPGRDSIVRIIPVPAELDDKELREMVLNHEAGLYLPYPREEADVDYQKLGYKMDEDGIEKVEVLLVATRKEITDTYISTFEQAGLQIDILEINSFALIRTIREQLRQFGPQEAAVLVDIEFDSTEIAIIVNGVPQFSRTVPIGTYQMQMALARAMSLPTSRDMELLHGMVIPPTSLDGGKTGVTEINPGMAAILRVLGELTDELRRSIDFYLNQTENMEVAQIILAGPGGGLQQLDEFFTQRLSLPTTQIDPIGALSLEVDAEKYPQVERSGLAIVLGLGMREV
- a CDS encoding ABC transporter substrate-binding protein, whose translation is MIQLRKFKQLVALTLLGLLTSWIVSCSTSNVGTGTKQATSGAATIEFWTMQLQPQFTDYFKSLIANFESQNSGIKINWVDVPWAAMENKILTAVSAKTPPDVVNLNPGFASQLAGRNAWLDLDAKVPNDVRSSYLPNIWQSCTLNGKSFGIPWYLTTRLTIYNTDLLKQAGINKPPATYAELAQAAQQIKDKTGKYAFFVTFVPQDSGEVLESFVQMGVTLIDADGKAAFNSALGKAAFQYWVDLYKKGLLPKEALTQGHRHAIDLYQSGETAFLASGPEFLKTIANNAPKIAQATAIAPQLTGDTGKKNVAVMNMVIPRDSKQPDASVKFALFVTNDENQLAFAKAANVLPSTIKALSDSYFTNVPANASTIEKARVITAKQLQQAEILTPTLKDSKKLQKAVYENLQAAMLGQKTVDKAVEDAAQEWNSTRS
- a CDS encoding beta strand repeat-containing protein, which codes for MVNSSLNLSDLNGTNGFAINGIAGGDRSGVSVSSAGDVNSDGIADLIIGAFLAEPNGLLSGQSYVVFGKSTGFSAQLNLSSLNGANGFAINGINKGDISGISVSSAGDINSDGIADLIIGAPFADPNGSNSGQSYVVFGKSTGFSAQLNLSSLNGANGFAINGIKDGSYSGYSVSSAGDINSDGIADLIIGAPYAGLNGEYSGQRQSYVVFGKSTGFSAQLNLSSLNGANGFAINGIKDGSYSGYSVSSAGDINSDGIADLIIGARNASYVVFGKSTGFSAQLNLSSLNGANGFAINGINAGDISRYSVSSAGDVNSDGIADLIIGALFASPNGHLSGQSYVVFGKSTGFSAQLNLSSLNGANGFAINGNKGDESGSSVSSAGDINSDGIADLIIGARNASYVVFGTSTGFSAQLNLSSLNGANGFAINGINAGDISRYSVSSAGDINSDGIADLIIGAPDADPNGDSSGQSYVVFGGKNIGRGSTINLTATAGTDTLVGTIGNNIIDGNAGSDTLTGNGGQDQFVFRSGDGNDIITDFGGIGKGSNPSSAVIAKVDTLQFIGSGFTAQNLQLTQNGNNLEVTFENVASTKVTLQNFLLENLDNLPANFPRRALGNILFDGQNSIADSFDVINANSTQTTLFNKNTVTFLNDLNNNIAGFDNSDDVINGQGGNDIINGNSGNDLLRGGSGDDILIGGGGNDTLVGGTGADKFLYNTDAAFALSGVGVDAIADFKSSQGDQIILDKTTFSAIASTAGASFSNNSDFEITSSAGTSTAKIVYDPVSGQLFYNQNGSAAGFGSGGLFATLTGAPTLTALNFVVQA
- a CDS encoding bifunctional folylpolyglutamate synthase/dihydrofolate synthase; amino-acid sequence: MNIDSVIQPLQRFGVHLGLDRILNLLANLGNPHQQVPVIHVAGTNGKGSVCAYLSSVLTEAGYRTGRYISPHLVDWTERICLNEQPISSEELSQLLEKVQAVIRPEDESATQFEVITAAAWLYFAQQQVDVAVIEVGLGGRLDATNVCLEPLVTVITSISREHWQQLGPTIADIAREKAGILKRGCPVVVGALPPEAEKVVRSRALELQCPIFTPQPARQIATGWAEYETIQNSNLIKYPLPLAGQIQLANSALAIAALEILQQQGWQISEKAITNGMAKTKWPGRMQWVTWNKHKLLLDGAHNTAAAQVLRQYVDSLDAVNPKPVNWVMGMFSDKDHADIFSALLRPGDRLFLVPIPIESWPGRTSADLDYLANLAYSLCPQLSDRQIHPDLFTALETATSTTDDLIVLCGSLYLVGDFLATAISISSLQ
- a CDS encoding photosystem II protein Y, whose translation is MDIDYRIAIVLAPVAIAASWAVFNIGAAALRQIQGFLDREA
- a CDS encoding gamma carbonic anhydrase family protein, giving the protein MSTASYWTSPDFSQAAFIAANAVVMGSVNIAAGVSIWYGAVVRGDVERIEIGECTNIQDGAILHGDPGFPTILEDHVTVGHRAVIHSAYIERGSLIGIGAVILDGVRVGAGSIIGAGAVVTKDVPPLSLVLGIPGKVLRQVTEIQAAELIEHAKRYQKLALVHAGKGTDIGFKKS
- a CDS encoding TIGR02652 family protein yields the protein MMNPGLQYPMFGPEIQCPHCRQTIPALTLTDTYLCPRHGAFEANPKNGELVHLQSGRHWRRWNNEWYRQHTHPDGIRFEIHEALDKLYTQGFRATRVIIARRYQELMSGYLERSTPWRSEQPEATAARLYGLPVEFSPDTSDDPCWEVINFDLEKEPGVPVRYPYFRLFE
- a CDS encoding VOC family protein, with amino-acid sequence MHHASIRTANIHRAIAFYEHLGFTISERFTTGYTLACWMEGLGGRIELIQIPEPKPAPDAFADEHYVGYYHLSFDLTEITPDLPSWLTNLQERVLLAAESKPEELQPLKVLLEPTQQQIGDRIYEVAFIADTDGLPLEFIRVLAKLP